A stretch of Anaeromyxobacter dehalogenans 2CP-1 DNA encodes these proteins:
- the nadB gene encoding L-aspartate oxidase, with the protein MTTLPARENVDFLVLGGGVAGLTFALEAADHGSVLVLTKRQRSEGSTQYAQGGIAGVLGADDAPELHVQDTLVAGAGLCKREAVEVTVREGPDRLRWLIGIGVEFDREAPDKLHLTREGGHSRRRIAHAKDTTGREVERALLAACDAKGIRIVEDQVAIDVITSGKLGLGGPNRALGAYVLDRASGDITTVTAGVTVLATGGGGKVYLYTSNPDVATGDGVAMAYRAGATIANMEFFQFHPTCLFHPQAKSFLISEACRGEGGILRNGAGEAFMSRYDPRKELAPRDIVARSIDAEMKRRGDESAFLDMTHLPKSFLIEHFPNIYATCKEFGIDMAVQPIPVVPAAHYMCGGVVTDLMGRTSLPRLFAIGETSCTGLHGANRLASNSLLEGLVFGRRAALSAVDELGHVGGTLPTIPDWNPGAALAPEEGVVVTHNWDEVRRLMWNYVGIVRTQKRLERARTRLALLRAEIREYYWEYRLTPDLVELRNLADVAMLIVECARQRKESRGLHYLLDHPKPDDRWLRDTVITRGDLE; encoded by the coding sequence ATGACCACACTGCCTGCACGAGAGAACGTGGACTTCCTGGTCCTTGGTGGTGGTGTCGCGGGGCTGACCTTCGCGCTCGAGGCGGCCGATCACGGATCGGTGCTGGTGCTGACGAAGCGGCAGCGCTCGGAGGGCTCGACGCAGTACGCGCAGGGGGGCATCGCGGGCGTGCTGGGCGCGGACGACGCGCCGGAGCTGCACGTCCAGGACACCCTGGTCGCCGGCGCCGGGCTGTGCAAGCGCGAGGCGGTCGAGGTCACGGTCCGCGAGGGACCGGACCGGCTGCGCTGGCTCATCGGCATCGGCGTCGAGTTCGACCGCGAGGCCCCCGACAAGCTCCACCTCACCCGCGAGGGCGGCCACTCGCGGCGTCGCATCGCGCACGCGAAGGACACCACCGGCCGCGAGGTGGAGCGGGCGCTGCTCGCCGCCTGCGACGCGAAGGGCATCCGGATCGTCGAGGACCAGGTCGCGATCGACGTCATCACGAGCGGCAAGCTCGGCCTGGGCGGCCCGAACCGCGCGCTCGGCGCCTACGTGCTCGACCGCGCCTCCGGCGACATCACCACGGTGACGGCGGGCGTGACGGTGCTCGCCACCGGCGGCGGCGGGAAGGTCTACCTCTACACCTCGAACCCGGACGTCGCGACGGGCGACGGGGTGGCGATGGCGTACCGGGCCGGCGCGACCATCGCGAACATGGAGTTCTTCCAGTTCCACCCCACCTGCCTGTTCCACCCGCAGGCGAAGAGCTTCCTCATCTCCGAGGCGTGCCGCGGCGAGGGCGGCATCCTCCGCAACGGCGCCGGCGAGGCGTTCATGTCGCGCTACGATCCGCGCAAGGAGCTGGCGCCGCGCGACATCGTGGCCCGCTCCATCGACGCCGAGATGAAGCGGCGCGGCGACGAGAGCGCGTTCCTCGACATGACGCACCTGCCGAAGAGCTTCCTCATCGAGCACTTCCCGAACATCTACGCCACCTGCAAGGAGTTCGGGATCGACATGGCGGTGCAGCCGATCCCGGTGGTGCCGGCGGCGCACTACATGTGCGGCGGCGTGGTGACCGACCTCATGGGCCGCACCTCGCTGCCGCGGCTGTTCGCGATCGGCGAGACGTCCTGCACCGGCCTGCACGGCGCGAACCGGCTCGCCTCCAACTCGCTGCTGGAGGGGCTGGTGTTCGGGCGCCGCGCCGCGCTGAGCGCCGTGGACGAGCTCGGCCACGTGGGCGGCACGCTCCCGACGATCCCGGACTGGAACCCCGGGGCCGCGCTCGCGCCCGAGGAAGGCGTGGTGGTCACGCACAACTGGGACGAGGTCCGCCGGCTGATGTGGAACTACGTCGGCATCGTCCGCACGCAGAAGCGCCTGGAGCGCGCGCGCACCCGGCTCGCGCTGCTGCGCGCGGAGATCCGCGAGTACTACTGGGAGTACCGGCTCACCCCGGACCTGGTGGAGCTGCGGAACCTCGCCGACGTGGCGATGCTGATCGTGGAGTGCGCGCGGCAGCGCAAGGAGTCGCGCGGCCTCCACTACCTGCTCGACCACCCGAAGCCCGACGACCGCTGGCTGCGCGACACGGTGATCACGCGCGGCGATCTCGAGTGA